One segment of Nocardioides sp. QY071 DNA contains the following:
- a CDS encoding ABC transporter permease, whose product MSTFAPAPGAAPVVRQLVTQAGMEARLMLRNGEQLLLAVVIPVIVLIGSVRGVERVGFDLDGRPIDVLTPGVLALAIMSTAFTSLAIATGFERRYGVLKRLGTAPLSRATLLGGKVLALLLVEVFQFVVIGGVGLALGWSGPSGVGGALLLGVAALFGTAAFASLGMLLAGSLRAEATLAAANLVYLLLLAGGAVILPASLYGGLGDVVRWLPSGALGEAVRAACDGSVAVRDLVVLLAWTVLGSALTARTFKWE is encoded by the coding sequence GTGAGCACCTTCGCCCCGGCGCCCGGCGCCGCTCCCGTCGTCCGCCAGCTGGTCACGCAGGCGGGGATGGAGGCGCGGCTGATGCTGCGCAACGGCGAGCAGCTGCTGCTGGCCGTGGTGATCCCGGTGATCGTGCTGATCGGCTCGGTCCGCGGCGTCGAGCGGGTCGGCTTCGACCTCGACGGCCGCCCGATCGACGTACTGACCCCCGGTGTGCTCGCGCTGGCGATCATGTCCACCGCGTTCACCTCGCTGGCGATCGCGACCGGCTTCGAGCGCAGGTACGGCGTCCTCAAGCGCCTCGGCACCGCTCCCCTGTCCCGCGCCACGCTGCTCGGCGGCAAGGTGCTCGCGCTGCTGCTCGTCGAGGTCTTCCAGTTCGTCGTCATCGGCGGCGTCGGCCTGGCCCTGGGCTGGTCCGGTCCGTCGGGCGTCGGCGGCGCGCTCCTGCTCGGGGTCGCCGCGCTGTTCGGGACCGCCGCCTTCGCCTCGCTCGGCATGCTGCTGGCCGGCTCGTTGCGCGCCGAGGCGACCCTCGCCGCCGCGAACCTCGTCTACCTGCTGCTGCTCGCCGGCGGCGCCGTGATCCTGCCCGCCTCGCTGTACGGCGGGCTCGGCGACGTCGTGCGCTGGCTGCCCTCGGGGGCGCTCGGCGAGGCGGTCCGCGCTGCGTGCGACGGCTCGGTCGCCGTACGCGACCTCGTGGTGCTGCTCGCCTGGACCGTCCTCGGCTCCGCCCTGACCGCCCGAACCTTCAAGTGGGAGTGA
- a CDS encoding COX15/CtaA family protein, whose amino-acid sequence MSTATRLTDLQRALEARLVPLAWANLVANIGIVVTGGAVRLTGSGLGCPTWPKCTEESYTTHPALGINGVIEFGNRLLTYVLLAIALAFVVAVWQRAGRVRTLGLVILAGIPAQAIVGGITVLTDLNPWVVAGHLLVSMAMVGVCVWVLDDLTGPARGAASGVVRRLAWATFAVGWVVLWLGTVVTGSGPHSGDLESRRTGLDPEVVSHVHGISVGVLVVLTLSLLLAARRRHDRWVATFAAALLGVELAQGLLGYVQFFTDLPEILVGLHMLGAALVAAGLARVVVTTRPR is encoded by the coding sequence GTGAGCACCGCGACCCGACTGACCGACCTGCAGCGAGCGCTGGAGGCGCGGCTCGTGCCGCTGGCGTGGGCCAACCTGGTCGCGAACATCGGGATCGTCGTGACCGGCGGTGCCGTCCGGCTCACCGGCTCGGGCCTCGGCTGCCCGACGTGGCCGAAGTGCACCGAGGAGTCGTACACCACCCACCCGGCGCTCGGCATCAACGGCGTCATCGAGTTCGGCAACCGGCTGCTCACCTACGTCCTGCTGGCCATCGCCCTCGCCTTCGTGGTCGCCGTGTGGCAGCGCGCCGGTCGGGTGCGCACCCTCGGCCTGGTGATCCTCGCCGGCATCCCCGCCCAGGCGATCGTCGGCGGCATCACCGTGCTCACCGACCTCAACCCCTGGGTCGTGGCCGGCCACCTCCTGGTGTCGATGGCCATGGTCGGGGTGTGCGTGTGGGTGCTCGACGACCTGACCGGCCCCGCACGTGGGGCTGCCTCTGGTGTGGTGCGCCGGCTCGCGTGGGCCACCTTCGCCGTCGGCTGGGTGGTGCTCTGGCTCGGCACCGTGGTCACCGGCTCCGGGCCCCACTCCGGCGACCTGGAGTCCCGTCGTACCGGACTGGACCCGGAGGTGGTCTCCCACGTCCACGGCATCTCGGTCGGCGTGCTGGTCGTGCTGACCCTGTCGCTGCTGCTCGCCGCCCGTCGTCGGCACGACCGCTGGGTGGCCACCTTCGCCGCGGCCCTGCTCGGCGTCGAGCTCGCCCAGGGCCTGCTCGGGTACGTCCAGTTCTTCACCGACCTGCCCGAGATCCTCGTCGGCCTGCACATGCTGGGCGCCGCGCTCGTCGCCGCCGGCCTCGCCCGCGTGGTGGTGACCACCCGCCCTCGTTGA